One Mesotoga sp. Brook.08.105.5.1 genomic region harbors:
- a CDS encoding family 1 glycosylhydrolase, translating to MRRDFMWITGIEDTFVSATDSISARPLDEYELTQHYSHWKEDLRSISDTGFKYIRYGIPWYTINPEKGRYDFSWTDRVFDFMREIGLIPIVDFIHYGTPSWMDNGFLNNDFPLLMAEYELTVMNRYKDFLKYYTPMNEPFITQEFCGKLSVWPPYLKGDDGFVKLLNATARGIVETVSSIKRELPGAFALHVEASGLFFSDDPDLAETVTLMNELRYATYDLVQGLINNNHPLIDYLRRNGMSYSDLDWFLPRKIEIDGFGVNYYPQLSVYRVFRSGKDLKTHSHYGSVEYLRELLLSYHRRYGGPIFLTETSINGEPDHQIRWWRESRKLFEDLLDEGLNLGGYTWFPAMDLINWDYRYGTAPVECYLEPMGFIQLKMNPGREFERRKGELARAMEEDLKRI from the coding sequence GTGAGAAGAGATTTCATGTGGATAACGGGCATAGAAGATACGTTCGTCAGCGCGACCGACAGCATCTCGGCGAGACCGCTGGACGAATACGAACTGACTCAGCACTACTCTCATTGGAAGGAAGATCTGAGAAGCATCTCCGACACGGGCTTCAAATACATCAGGTACGGAATTCCCTGGTACACGATCAACCCCGAAAAAGGCAGGTACGATTTTTCCTGGACCGACAGGGTCTTCGACTTCATGAGAGAGATCGGTCTGATACCGATCGTCGATTTCATTCACTACGGTACCCCCAGCTGGATGGACAACGGCTTCCTCAACAACGACTTTCCACTGTTAATGGCCGAATACGAATTGACCGTTATGAACAGGTACAAAGATTTCCTCAAATACTACACTCCTATGAACGAACCCTTCATAACGCAAGAATTCTGCGGAAAGCTCTCCGTATGGCCCCCATACCTGAAGGGCGACGATGGCTTTGTCAAGCTGCTCAACGCCACGGCCAGGGGAATCGTAGAAACGGTTTCGTCCATCAAGCGCGAACTGCCGGGGGCCTTTGCGCTGCACGTCGAGGCGTCGGGCCTCTTTTTCAGCGACGATCCCGATCTGGCCGAAACGGTGACGCTGATGAACGAATTGAGGTATGCCACCTACGATCTTGTACAGGGGCTGATCAACAACAATCATCCGCTCATCGACTACCTCAGGAGAAACGGGATGTCCTACTCCGACCTCGACTGGTTCTTACCCAGAAAAATAGAGATAGATGGCTTCGGAGTAAACTACTATCCACAGCTCAGCGTTTACAGAGTTTTCAGATCGGGAAAAGACCTCAAGACACATTCGCACTACGGGAGCGTCGAGTATCTGAGAGAATTGCTTTTGAGCTATCACAGAAGATATGGCGGCCCGATCTTTCTCACCGAAACCAGCATCAACGGTGAACCCGATCACCAGATACGCTGGTGGAGGGAATCCAGGAAGCTCTTTGAGGATCTCCTGGATGAAGGTCTGAACCTGGGAGGATATACATGGTTCCCGGCAATGGATCTGATCAACTGGGACTACCGGTACGGTACCGCTCCGGTGGAGTGTTATCTTGAACCCATGGGATTCATACAGCTTAAAATGAATCCGGGCAGGGAGTTCGAGAGAAGAAAAGGCGAACTGGCAAGAGCTATGGAGGAAGATCTGAAACGAATCTGA
- a CDS encoding cellulase family glycosylhydrolase, translated as MKKTLVFFTFLIAVMCMASFVKVSPGGKYFQHDGEVLIPIGFNDAITWPSLISLSYGNVSAAEEYFEKLSSYGVNTLRIMLEYAQDRSGVSLLEKPLGVYNDSVIKMWDEIVRLAEKYDIYLIVIPWDPFWMYENWDVNPYNEANGGPIKTLSQFLTDPQVRQWQKERFRFMVERYGSSERILAWEMNNEIELWYGHIFYKADYTIGNEAREWLGEMSAFIRELEMELYGDNHLLTVSTARPGLTGTLAGKLYRFDYIDFFTTHFYFDTVKNPSDPLAIARDVSANINYHNYLFGDSLPFMDSESGPIDRWPQPAGFDAECYRAFSWSHLASGGTGTGLRWPYTSPHMMPDRLLEVLSSISRFVASGGIDWLNFKGVNLDMEISLLSEGKTVHTCSGNDYENLRELIGWAMSASKIGMATLELKGLEQGKYRMEIWHISEESNSRPVEFFDFEFPLRTNIGLDIDHSSFAYKIYKVE; from the coding sequence GTGAAAAAGACTTTAGTGTTTTTTACGTTTTTGATCGCGGTGATGTGTATGGCATCCTTTGTGAAAGTCTCGCCCGGAGGGAAGTACTTCCAGCACGACGGAGAGGTCTTGATCCCCATAGGATTCAACGACGCGATTACGTGGCCTTCGCTCATATCGTTGAGCTACGGGAACGTTTCGGCCGCCGAAGAGTACTTCGAGAAGCTTTCCTCCTACGGCGTCAACACGCTCAGAATCATGCTCGAATACGCCCAGGACAGATCGGGAGTCTCTCTCCTGGAAAAACCGCTCGGAGTGTACAACGATTCCGTAATTAAGATGTGGGACGAGATAGTCAGACTGGCCGAAAAGTACGATATATATTTAATCGTAATTCCATGGGATCCCTTCTGGATGTACGAGAACTGGGACGTCAATCCCTACAATGAGGCGAATGGCGGACCGATAAAGACCTTGAGCCAGTTTTTGACCGATCCACAGGTCAGGCAATGGCAGAAAGAGCGGTTCAGGTTCATGGTTGAGAGGTACGGTTCCAGTGAGAGGATACTGGCCTGGGAGATGAACAACGAGATAGAGCTCTGGTACGGTCATATCTTCTACAAGGCCGATTATACGATCGGGAACGAAGCACGGGAGTGGCTGGGAGAGATGTCGGCCTTTATCCGTGAGCTGGAGATGGAACTGTACGGCGACAACCACCTCCTGACGGTTTCCACGGCCAGGCCCGGACTGACGGGTACGCTGGCGGGAAAGCTTTACAGATTCGATTACATTGATTTTTTCACCACCCACTTCTACTTCGATACGGTGAAGAACCCATCGGATCCTCTGGCGATTGCAAGAGACGTTTCGGCCAATATAAACTATCATAACTATCTCTTCGGCGACTCCCTTCCCTTCATGGACAGCGAAAGCGGACCGATCGACCGCTGGCCCCAGCCGGCAGGCTTCGACGCGGAGTGCTACAGGGCCTTTTCCTGGTCGCATTTGGCCAGCGGAGGAACCGGCACGGGTCTACGCTGGCCCTACACTTCTCCGCACATGATGCCCGATCGCCTTCTCGAGGTACTCTCTTCCATCTCGCGGTTCGTCGCTTCGGGAGGGATAGACTGGCTGAATTTCAAGGGAGTCAACCTGGATATGGAGATCTCTCTACTTTCCGAGGGAAAGACGGTTCACACTTGCAGCGGAAACGACTACGAAAATTTGAGAGAACTGATCGGCTGGGCCATGTCGGCTTCGAAGATCGGCATGGCGACGCTGGAGCTTAAGGGACTTGAACAGGGCAAATATAGAATGGAGATCTGGCACATCTCTGAGGAGTCCAATTCGCGGCCGGTGGAGTTCTTCGATTTCGAATTTCCGCTCCGGACAAATATAGGGCTGGATATAGACCACAGTAGTTTCGCTTACAAGATCTATAAAGTTGAATGA